In a genomic window of Panthera tigris isolate Pti1 chromosome D4, P.tigris_Pti1_mat1.1, whole genome shotgun sequence:
- the LOC102972134 gene encoding olfactory receptor 2S2 isoform X2 has protein sequence MGETNWSSPVVGFILLGLSAHPRLEKTFFVLILSMYLVILLGNGVLILVTILDSRLHTPMYFFLGNLSFLDICYTTSSIPLVLDGFLTPRKTISFSGCAMQMFLSFAMAGTECVLLSMMAFDRYVAICNPLRYPVVMSRSVYVSMAVSSWTIGGAASVVHTSLTIQLPFCGNNVINHLACEILAVLKLACVDISINVISMGVTNVIFLGVPVLFISVSYVFIIATILRIPSAEGRKKAFSTCSAHLTVVVIFYGTLFFMYRKPKSKDPLGADKEDLSDKLIPLFYGVVTPMLNPVIYSLRNKDVKAAVRNLVAQKYFTQ, from the exons atgggagaaa CCAACTGGTCCTCCCCCGTGGTGGGGTTCATTCTCCTGGGACTCTCAGCCCACCCAAGGCTGGAGAAAACATTCTTTGTGCTCATCCTGTCTATGTATCTGGTGATCCTGCTGGGCAATGGGGTCCTCATCCTGGTGACCATCCTTGACTCCCGCCTGCAcacgcccatgtacttcttcctggggAACCTCTCCTTCCTGGACATCTGCTACACAACTTCTTCCATCCCTCTAGTCCTGGACGGCTTCCTCACTCCCAGGAAAACCATTTCCTTCTCAGGCTGTGCCATGCAGATGTTCCTCTCCTTTGCCATGGCAGGGACAGAGTGTGTGCTCCTGAGCATGATGGCATTTgatcgctatgtggccatctgtaacCCCCTGAGGTACCCTGTGGTCATGAGCAGGTCTGTCTATGTATCCATGGCTGTCAGCTCCTGGACAATTGGTGGGGCTGCTTCCGTGGTACACACATCCCTGACAATTCAGCTGCCTTTCTGCGGGAACAACGTCATCAACCACCTTGCCTGTGAGATCCTGGCTGTCCTGAAGTTGGCCTGTGTTGACATCTCCATCAATGTGATCAGCATGGGAGTGACAAATGTGATCTTCCTGGGGGTCCCAGTTCTGTTCATCTCCGTCTCTTATGTCTTCATCATTGCTACCATCCTGAGGATCCCTTCAGCTGAGGGGAGGAAAAAGGCCTTTTCTACCTGCTCTGCCCACCTCACTGTGGTGGTCATCTTCTATGGGACCTTATTTTTCATGTACAGGAAGCCCAAGTCTAAGGATCCCCTGGGGGCAGACAAAGAGGACCTTTCAGATAAGCTCATTCCTCTCTTCTATGGGGTGGTCACCCCCATGCTCAACCCCGTCATCTACAGCCTCAGGAACAAGGACGTGAAGGCTGCTGTGAGGAACCTGGTGGCTCAGAAATACTTCACCCAGTGA
- the LOC102972134 gene encoding olfactory receptor 2S2 isoform X1, producing MEKANWSSPVVGFILLGLSAHPRLEKTFFVLILSMYLVILLGNGVLILVTILDSRLHTPMYFFLGNLSFLDICYTTSSIPLVLDGFLTPRKTISFSGCAMQMFLSFAMAGTECVLLSMMAFDRYVAICNPLRYPVVMSRSVYVSMAVSSWTIGGAASVVHTSLTIQLPFCGNNVINHLACEILAVLKLACVDISINVISMGVTNVIFLGVPVLFISVSYVFIIATILRIPSAEGRKKAFSTCSAHLTVVVIFYGTLFFMYRKPKSKDPLGADKEDLSDKLIPLFYGVVTPMLNPVIYSLRNKDVKAAVRNLVAQKYFTQ from the coding sequence ATGGAAAAAGCCAACTGGTCCTCCCCCGTGGTGGGGTTCATTCTCCTGGGACTCTCAGCCCACCCAAGGCTGGAGAAAACATTCTTTGTGCTCATCCTGTCTATGTATCTGGTGATCCTGCTGGGCAATGGGGTCCTCATCCTGGTGACCATCCTTGACTCCCGCCTGCAcacgcccatgtacttcttcctggggAACCTCTCCTTCCTGGACATCTGCTACACAACTTCTTCCATCCCTCTAGTCCTGGACGGCTTCCTCACTCCCAGGAAAACCATTTCCTTCTCAGGCTGTGCCATGCAGATGTTCCTCTCCTTTGCCATGGCAGGGACAGAGTGTGTGCTCCTGAGCATGATGGCATTTgatcgctatgtggccatctgtaacCCCCTGAGGTACCCTGTGGTCATGAGCAGGTCTGTCTATGTATCCATGGCTGTCAGCTCCTGGACAATTGGTGGGGCTGCTTCCGTGGTACACACATCCCTGACAATTCAGCTGCCTTTCTGCGGGAACAACGTCATCAACCACCTTGCCTGTGAGATCCTGGCTGTCCTGAAGTTGGCCTGTGTTGACATCTCCATCAATGTGATCAGCATGGGAGTGACAAATGTGATCTTCCTGGGGGTCCCAGTTCTGTTCATCTCCGTCTCTTATGTCTTCATCATTGCTACCATCCTGAGGATCCCTTCAGCTGAGGGGAGGAAAAAGGCCTTTTCTACCTGCTCTGCCCACCTCACTGTGGTGGTCATCTTCTATGGGACCTTATTTTTCATGTACAGGAAGCCCAAGTCTAAGGATCCCCTGGGGGCAGACAAAGAGGACCTTTCAGATAAGCTCATTCCTCTCTTCTATGGGGTGGTCACCCCCATGCTCAACCCCGTCATCTACAGCCTCAGGAACAAGGACGTGAAGGCTGCTGTGAGGAACCTGGTGGCTCAGAAATACTTCACCCAGTGA